The following proteins are encoded in a genomic region of Alistipes shahii WAL 8301:
- a CDS encoding glycosyl hydrolase family 18 protein: MKQNFKLFATLAASAAMMISCQQAEEPTMDKAQEPVVKTRAYGDKTPKVTIYVETNDVNPLNAGDYLLSDGSAYADIVEFFAANLNKETVNGVVRPTLYLNDKMTNLLENGGAATYVAGLQAKGIKVVLTILPNWQNIDFTSLNDTQADQLATILAYAVNKYGLDGIGFDNEYGGTVTSVSGSYGNLITKLRAKLPAGKLITLFQYNIGYNQINATAGAKLDHVYSNFGYNTYISTSGVTKERYAPLSINLGSIGSNVSYYGDRAYDLTEAGYGGIMHFNLRTRTDSDPLSLFNSIADGAWEETVTCENGNRPQDWTFVSSGYTITYDEATAE; the protein is encoded by the coding sequence ATGAAACAAAACTTCAAATTATTCGCAACACTGGCAGCCAGTGCAGCGATGATGATCTCCTGCCAGCAGGCAGAAGAACCGACGATGGACAAGGCCCAGGAACCTGTCGTCAAAACACGTGCTTACGGGGACAAAACTCCGAAGGTCACCATTTATGTCGAGACCAACGACGTGAACCCGCTTAATGCCGGCGACTACCTGCTCTCCGACGGTTCGGCCTATGCCGATATCGTGGAGTTCTTCGCCGCCAATCTCAACAAGGAGACGGTCAACGGAGTAGTGCGTCCGACCCTCTATCTGAACGACAAGATGACCAACCTGCTCGAAAACGGCGGTGCTGCCACCTATGTAGCCGGTCTGCAGGCTAAGGGCATCAAAGTCGTGCTCACCATCCTGCCTAACTGGCAGAATATCGACTTCACGAGTCTCAATGACACGCAGGCCGATCAGCTTGCAACGATTCTCGCCTATGCCGTAAATAAGTACGGACTCGACGGTATCGGATTCGACAACGAGTACGGCGGCACGGTGACCTCCGTTTCCGGTTCGTATGGCAACCTGATCACCAAACTGCGCGCCAAGCTGCCCGCCGGCAAGTTGATTACCCTCTTCCAGTACAATATCGGCTACAATCAGATCAACGCGACAGCCGGAGCCAAGCTCGACCATGTCTATTCCAACTTCGGTTACAACACGTATATCAGCACTTCCGGCGTAACCAAGGAGCGCTATGCACCGTTGTCGATCAATCTGGGTTCCATCGGTAGCAATGTATCTTATTATGGGGATAGAGCCTATGATTTGACCGAGGCCGGTTACGGTGGAATCATGCACTTCAACCTGCGTACGAGAACCGATTCCGATCCGCTGTCGCTGTTCAATTCCATTGCCGATGGAGCTTGGGAGGAAACCGTTACTTGCGAGAATGGTAACCGCCCGCAGGACTGGACGTTCGTCAGCAGCGGTTATACCATCACCTACGACGAGGCTACGGCCGAATAA
- a CDS encoding DUF1735 and LamG domain-containing protein translates to MNMKKILMAVLVSLVAFTACENYGDDNHKFDNVVYLDVASTSDAQLTTFSNTRATYDCALQAVLTYPAGQDVAVTLTVDPSLVGTYNARYGTEWTMLDSKYYSLLSETVTIPAGKTTSDAVTLRLRELTGEGDEQTGALPIDETYLVPVRIGSASIDVLHGSDVAYYVVKRSSAITVAAQLTDNWIEFPTLDKYSESSKDWNGLRAVTYEALIYIDEFVKTNTEGNPVNISSVMGVEQYLLLRIGDTNFEREQLQFDGSGSGSGFGKIPGRDAMKHLETGRWYHVACTYDQNTRTARIYVDGQIQSEVTGVGITTQNDKNCINLAMRALYDLWNTAPEGDKAQYEELGYDGLSEAYQFFIGRSYDDYRPLNGKIAEARVWSVARTLEQIWENMYEIENPENDSTLLGYWKFNEGSGNTVKDYSMYGNDGVAKYDIIWPQGIEIPKLNENNE, encoded by the coding sequence ATGAACATGAAAAAGATACTAATGGCGGTTCTCGTTTCGCTTGTGGCTTTCACGGCCTGCGAGAACTACGGCGATGACAATCACAAGTTCGACAATGTCGTATACCTCGACGTCGCTTCGACGAGCGACGCACAGCTCACGACCTTCAGCAACACCCGGGCTACCTACGATTGCGCGTTGCAGGCGGTACTGACATATCCGGCAGGACAGGATGTGGCGGTGACGCTCACGGTCGACCCGTCGCTCGTCGGGACGTACAATGCCCGTTACGGTACGGAGTGGACGATGCTCGATTCAAAATATTATTCTTTGCTGTCCGAAACTGTGACCATTCCGGCAGGGAAGACGACCTCCGATGCTGTCACGCTGCGCCTCCGTGAACTCACCGGAGAAGGAGATGAGCAGACCGGAGCTTTGCCAATCGACGAAACCTATCTGGTTCCAGTACGCATCGGTAGCGCATCGATCGATGTGTTGCACGGCTCCGACGTGGCTTACTACGTCGTCAAACGCTCCTCGGCCATCACCGTCGCGGCACAACTTACGGACAACTGGATCGAGTTCCCGACCCTCGATAAGTATTCCGAAAGCAGCAAGGATTGGAACGGCCTGCGGGCTGTGACCTACGAGGCCCTGATTTACATCGACGAATTCGTGAAAACCAATACTGAAGGCAATCCCGTCAACATCTCGTCCGTCATGGGCGTCGAGCAGTACCTGCTGCTGCGTATCGGCGACACGAATTTCGAGCGCGAACAGTTGCAGTTCGACGGTTCGGGCAGTGGCTCGGGCTTCGGCAAGATTCCCGGACGCGACGCGATGAAGCATCTCGAAACGGGGCGCTGGTACCATGTGGCCTGCACCTACGACCAGAATACCCGCACGGCCCGCATCTACGTCGACGGGCAGATTCAGAGCGAAGTCACGGGCGTGGGCATCACGACGCAGAACGATAAGAACTGCATCAACTTGGCCATGCGGGCGCTCTACGACCTGTGGAACACCGCTCCCGAGGGCGACAAGGCCCAGTACGAAGAACTGGGGTACGATGGCCTGAGCGAGGCCTATCAGTTCTTCATCGGCCGCTCCTACGACGACTATCGGCCTCTGAACGGCAAGATCGCCGAGGCGCGTGTATGGTCTGTGGCCCGCACGCTGGAACAGATTTGGGAAAATATGTATGAAATCGAAAACCCGGAGAACGATTCGACGCTACTCGGATACTGGAAATTCAACGAGGGGTCTGGCAATACCGTAAAGGACTATTCGATGTACGGCAACGACGGCGTCGCCAAATACGACATCATCTGGCCGCAGGGCATCGAGATTCCGAAACTTAACGAAAACAACGAGTAA
- a CDS encoding BT_3987 domain-containing protein: MKTIFDLQTGVVTLLCTAALAGLTACEADPVMQESGKLPDKGSIEEVHVMLCSSNSVENRVDVLLTEGGVMTKNFYLRQTQPAAAGYSLDAWCDASLLNDYDAGDEIERTLLPEANYEFPDGKTLDLSAATQRSELKRIKFSASGLAAGEYVLPLTVAAQDAPDADKTLYYNVSVRQPYTDEYTLHDGHDLFFVFYVNTNDFQPLLAQDYIMRKKVARGTTVAWYGTVGNIVNLRTVQVGYDAAAGRALLDLGTDMTYVLSQSTKYIRPLQEHGRKVCISIEGGGKGLGFCNLTDAQIEDFAAQVKTVIEQYELDGVNLWDRNSGYGKEGMPAVNTTSYPKLIKALREALGTEKLLTVTVYEEPTATFWDTEATGGIAVGDYIDYAWSGYNSNSEAPQLLDPWHPELEYVSTYTQKPIANLPKDRYGCINFPIYPAAQTEEEAMMREPRFLLDWTPNYKPNNIIVFDDLHSNLQDSYEAFWDNTFAACCTFMDPENSYLLGSKKGYTYLLDMNRLWTLSEGIQNYGKWLKDWN; the protein is encoded by the coding sequence ATGAAGACGATTTTTGATTTGCAAACAGGGGTGGTAACGCTTCTCTGCACGGCGGCACTCGCGGGCCTTACGGCCTGCGAGGCCGATCCCGTGATGCAGGAAAGCGGGAAGTTGCCCGACAAAGGTTCCATCGAAGAGGTTCATGTGATGTTGTGCAGCAGCAATTCCGTGGAAAATAGGGTCGATGTGCTGCTGACCGAAGGAGGGGTTATGACGAAGAACTTCTACTTGAGGCAGACACAGCCGGCGGCAGCGGGATATTCGCTCGACGCATGGTGCGATGCATCTTTGCTCAATGACTACGATGCCGGAGATGAAATCGAACGAACGCTGCTGCCGGAGGCGAATTACGAGTTCCCCGACGGCAAGACGCTCGACCTCTCGGCCGCAACGCAGCGTTCGGAATTGAAACGTATCAAGTTCTCGGCAAGCGGACTTGCCGCCGGGGAATATGTACTACCGCTTACGGTCGCTGCACAGGACGCACCGGACGCGGACAAGACGCTTTACTACAACGTTTCGGTTCGCCAACCCTACACCGACGAATACACCCTGCACGACGGCCACGACCTGTTCTTCGTGTTCTATGTCAATACGAACGATTTTCAGCCGCTGTTGGCGCAGGACTACATCATGCGGAAGAAAGTGGCACGCGGCACGACCGTGGCGTGGTACGGTACCGTAGGCAACATCGTCAACCTGCGCACTGTCCAGGTCGGCTACGATGCTGCAGCCGGCCGCGCCCTGCTTGATCTCGGAACCGACATGACTTATGTGCTCAGCCAATCGACGAAATATATCCGTCCGTTGCAGGAACACGGACGCAAGGTATGTATCAGTATCGAAGGCGGAGGCAAGGGGCTCGGGTTCTGCAACCTCACCGATGCTCAAATCGAAGACTTCGCAGCGCAGGTCAAGACCGTTATCGAACAATACGAACTCGACGGTGTAAACCTCTGGGATCGAAATTCCGGCTACGGCAAGGAGGGTATGCCGGCCGTGAACACGACCTCCTATCCGAAGCTCATCAAGGCATTGCGCGAGGCACTTGGCACGGAAAAATTACTGACGGTCACGGTTTACGAGGAGCCGACCGCTACTTTCTGGGATACGGAAGCGACGGGCGGAATCGCCGTCGGCGATTACATTGACTACGCATGGTCGGGTTACAACAGCAACAGCGAGGCCCCGCAGCTGCTCGACCCGTGGCATCCCGAACTGGAGTATGTATCCACCTATACGCAAAAGCCGATTGCCAATCTGCCCAAGGATCGGTACGGCTGCATCAACTTTCCCATCTATCCTGCTGCCCAAACGGAAGAAGAGGCCATGATGCGGGAGCCTAGATTCCTTTTAGATTGGACTCCTAATTATAAGCCTAACAACATCATCGTCTTCGACGATTTGCACAGCAATCTCCAGGACAGTTACGAAGCTTTTTGGGACAATACGTTTGCAGCGTGTTGCACTTTTATGGATCCAGAAAACAGCTATTTGCTCGGAAGCAAAAAAGGATACACCTATCTGTTGGATATGAACAGACTCTGGACATTATCCGAGGGTATTCAGAATTACGGCAAATGGCTGAAAGATTGGAATTGA
- a CDS encoding glycoside hydrolase family 18 yields the protein MKQNFIFTLLALFSMLSLVSCSDWTETEALDSTVKKPWEQDPALWAEYTATLRAYKQSEHFIVYARMHNSPEKATGEQDFMRCLPDSLDIVTLTNADNFSKFDAEDMSVMHEKGTKVLYQIDYAARAEEFADAAALDAYLDKVVVAVAANGMDGYSFTTDPLAADATARIIDRLATARTDGQLLVFEGNPLSLAATDRAKMDYVILDTEKLENVLDVRLHALHAVNYAGIEANRLLLTAEINAALFDEDRTEHAAVDEMSRRVVELGPYAGLAAYNIAEDYYHSEMNYQTIRQAIQTLNPSK from the coding sequence ATGAAACAGAACTTTATATTCACGCTGCTGGCGCTGTTTTCGATGCTGTCGCTCGTCTCGTGCAGCGACTGGACGGAAACGGAGGCACTCGACAGTACGGTCAAAAAGCCTTGGGAGCAAGATCCTGCCCTATGGGCCGAGTACACCGCGACATTGAGGGCCTACAAGCAGTCGGAGCATTTCATCGTCTATGCCCGCATGCACAATTCTCCCGAGAAAGCGACCGGAGAGCAGGACTTCATGCGCTGCCTTCCGGATTCGCTGGACATCGTGACGCTGACCAACGCCGACAACTTCTCGAAATTCGACGCCGAGGACATGTCCGTCATGCACGAGAAAGGCACGAAGGTGCTCTATCAGATCGACTATGCCGCTCGTGCGGAGGAATTCGCCGATGCGGCGGCGCTCGACGCCTACTTGGATAAGGTCGTCGTTGCCGTCGCTGCCAATGGCATGGACGGCTACTCGTTCACGACCGACCCGTTGGCTGCGGATGCCACGGCTCGCATTATTGATAGGCTTGCCACGGCCAGAACTGACGGTCAGCTCCTCGTTTTCGAGGGTAATCCCCTGTCGCTCGCTGCCACCGACCGTGCAAAGATGGATTACGTCATCCTCGATACGGAGAAACTCGAAAATGTTTTGGATGTGAGACTCCATGCCCTGCACGCTGTTAACTATGCCGGCATCGAGGCCAATCGGCTGCTGCTGACCGCCGAAATCAATGCGGCGCTGTTCGATGAAGACCGCACCGAGCACGCCGCCGTCGACGAAATGTCGCGCCGCGTCGTCGAACTCGGGCCTTATGCGGGGCTTGCGGCTTACAATATTGCCGAAGATTACTACCATTCCGAGATGAACTACCAAACCATCCGGCAGGCGATACAAACGTTGAACCCCTCTAAATAA
- a CDS encoding SusD/RagB family nutrient-binding outer membrane lipoprotein: MPYSKLESNESVYVEYDSQEAVYTKMFEELDEAIEILGRNTTLPAEAWSRYDGVYYGNIAQWLKYANSLKLRMAMRLSYVKSDVARAKAAEAIAGGVIEANADNAAMHAAENRTTLIYNDWGDHRVGADILCYMNGYKDPRMEKMFLANDVGDYVGIRIGIDVTSKSQAVSKYSNMIVASDTPYLWFNAAEATFLRAEYELRWGSEETARSLYEAAVRLSFEERGASGADAYLAQTDVKPAPYTDPVGNYSAMAQSDIGIPWVDGAENFERNLERIIVQKWIAIFPLGVEAWSEHRRTGYPKLLPVPTDKSGGTVDVAQGARRLPYPVEEYQQNNANLQLAIQTLDGEQQNGNRTGDVMGTRVWWDCKSYNN; encoded by the coding sequence ATTCCCTATTCGAAGCTGGAGAGCAACGAGTCTGTCTATGTGGAGTACGATTCGCAGGAGGCGGTCTATACGAAGATGTTCGAGGAGCTGGACGAGGCTATCGAGATACTGGGCCGCAACACGACGCTCCCGGCCGAAGCGTGGAGCCGCTACGACGGCGTCTACTACGGCAATATCGCGCAGTGGCTCAAATATGCCAATTCGCTCAAGTTGCGCATGGCCATGCGTTTGTCGTATGTGAAGTCCGACGTCGCCCGTGCGAAGGCCGCCGAGGCTATTGCCGGGGGTGTTATCGAGGCTAATGCCGACAATGCGGCGATGCACGCCGCGGAGAACCGCACGACGCTCATCTACAACGACTGGGGCGACCACCGTGTCGGAGCCGACATCCTCTGCTACATGAACGGCTACAAAGACCCGCGTATGGAGAAGATGTTCCTTGCGAACGATGTCGGCGACTATGTGGGTATCCGTATCGGCATCGATGTGACGAGCAAGTCGCAGGCCGTGTCGAAGTATTCGAATATGATCGTTGCGAGCGATACGCCCTACCTATGGTTCAATGCCGCCGAGGCAACGTTCCTGCGTGCGGAATATGAATTGCGCTGGGGCTCGGAAGAAACGGCACGGTCACTCTACGAAGCAGCCGTAAGGCTTTCGTTCGAGGAGCGCGGTGCCAGCGGCGCCGACGCCTATCTGGCCCAGACTGACGTCAAGCCCGCGCCCTACACCGATCCTGTCGGCAACTACAGCGCGATGGCCCAGAGCGACATCGGGATTCCGTGGGTCGACGGAGCCGAGAACTTCGAACGCAACCTTGAACGCATCATCGTGCAGAAATGGATCGCCATCTTCCCGCTGGGCGTCGAGGCGTGGTCGGAGCACCGCCGCACGGGCTATCCGAAACTGCTGCCCGTGCCCACCGACAAGTCGGGCGGCACGGTGGACGTAGCGCAGGGTGCACGACGCCTGCCTTACCCCGTCGAGGAGTACCAGCAGAACAACGCCAACCTTCAGTTGGCCATCCAGACGCTCGATGGCGAGCAGCAGAACGGCAACCGCACGGGCGACGTCATGGGAACCCGTGTATGGTGGGATTGCAAATCTTATAACAACTAA
- a CDS encoding SusD/RagB family nutrient-binding outer membrane lipoprotein, producing MRKINMSWQSVLLSVALLGLAACTGDFEDINRNPNQVTEEQMDALNYKTGTKFKSLQSLVIPVQEHMYQFNESLSGGPFGGYIGATVDTWQTKFETYNPSADWRKWPFANVITETYTPYKGIVNGTEDEVAIAFARLLRVAIMHRVTDSYGPIPYSKLESNESVYVEYDSQEAVYTKMFEELDEAIEILGRNTTLPAEAWSRYDGVYYGNIAQWLKYANSLKLRMAMRLSYVKSDVARAKAAEAIAGGVIEANADNAAMHAAENRTTLIYNDWGDHRVGADILCYMNGYKDPRMEKMFLANDVGDYVGIRIGIDVTSKSQAVSKYSNMIVASDTPYLWFNAAEATFLRAEYELRWGSEETARSLYEAAVRLSFEERGASGADAYLAQTDVKPAPYTDPVGNYSAMAQSDIGIPWVDGAENFERNLERIIVQKWIAIFPLGVEAWSEHRRTGYPKLLPVPTDKSGGTVDVAQGARRLPYPVEEYQQNNANLQLAIQTLDGEQQNGNRTGDVMGTRVWWDCKSYNN from the coding sequence ATGAGAAAGATCAATATGAGCTGGCAGTCGGTGTTGCTGTCGGTCGCGCTGCTCGGATTGGCTGCCTGCACCGGTGATTTCGAGGACATCAACCGCAATCCCAATCAGGTTACGGAAGAACAGATGGATGCCCTCAATTACAAGACCGGCACGAAATTCAAGTCGCTGCAGAGTCTTGTGATTCCCGTGCAGGAGCACATGTACCAGTTCAACGAATCGCTTTCGGGCGGGCCGTTCGGCGGTTACATCGGTGCTACGGTCGATACATGGCAGACCAAGTTCGAGACCTATAATCCCTCGGCCGACTGGCGCAAATGGCCTTTCGCCAACGTCATCACCGAGACCTATACCCCCTATAAGGGCATCGTCAACGGCACGGAAGACGAAGTGGCCATCGCTTTCGCCCGCCTGTTGCGAGTGGCCATCATGCACCGTGTGACGGACTCCTACGGTCCGATTCCCTATTCGAAGCTGGAGAGCAACGAGTCTGTCTATGTGGAGTACGATTCGCAGGAGGCGGTCTATACGAAGATGTTCGAGGAGCTGGACGAGGCTATCGAGATACTGGGCCGCAACACGACGCTCCCGGCCGAAGCGTGGAGCCGCTACGACGGCGTCTACTACGGCAATATCGCGCAGTGGCTCAAATATGCCAATTCGCTCAAGTTGCGCATGGCCATGCGTTTGTCGTATGTGAAGTCCGACGTCGCCCGTGCGAAGGCCGCCGAGGCTATTGCCGGGGGTGTTATCGAGGCTAATGCCGACAATGCGGCGATGCACGCCGCGGAGAACCGCACGACGCTCATCTACAACGACTGGGGCGACCACCGTGTCGGAGCCGACATCCTCTGCTACATGAACGGCTACAAAGACCCGCGTATGGAGAAGATGTTCCTTGCGAACGATGTCGGCGACTATGTGGGTATCCGTATCGGCATCGATGTGACGAGCAAGTCGCAGGCCGTGTCGAAGTATTCGAATATGATCGTTGCGAGCGATACGCCCTACCTATGGTTCAATGCCGCCGAGGCAACGTTCCTGCGTGCGGAATATGAATTGCGCTGGGGCTCGGAAGAAACGGCACGGTCACTCTACGAAGCAGCCGTAAGGCTTTCGTTCGAGGAGCGCGGTGCCAGCGGCGCCGACGCCTATCTGGCCCAGACTGACGTCAAGCCCGCGCCCTACACCGATCCTGTCGGCAACTACAGCGCGATGGCCCAGAGCGACATCGGGATTCCGTGGGTCGACGGAGCCGAGAACTTCGAACGCAACCTTGAACGCATCATCGTGCAGAAATGGATCGCCATCTTCCCGCTGGGCGTCGAGGCGTGGTCGGAGCACCGCCGCACGGGCTATCCGAAACTGCTGCCCGTGCCCACCGACAAGTCGGGCGGCACGGTGGACGTAGCGCAGGGTGCACGACGCCTGCCTTACCCCGTCGAGGAGTACCAGCAGAACAACGCCAACCTTCAGTTGGCCATCCAGACGCTCGATGGCGAGCAGCAGAACGGCAACCGCACGGGCGACGTCATGGGAACCCGTGTATGGTGGGATTGCAAATCTTATAACAACTAA
- a CDS encoding TonB-dependent receptor codes for MNKKIIQQICLSFLLVLTLVCIPVTGVQAQTQKVSIKMENVRMKQVMNEIERQTKFLFGINDDVDVNRLVTVNVTNQSLQAALDQMVKGTDITYQISSSNIILSKKQAKLPVDISGTIRDINGSPIVGATIVIRGTSIGISSGSDGSFSLQIPPPAASRQLEVSYLGYETLVVDVGNRTAFDLTLQESSAEIEQVVVTALGIKRSEKAVAYNVQQIKAEDITTVKDANFINSLTGKVAGVTINASSSGVGGASKVVLRGNKSISQSSNALYVIDGIPMYNFGGGGGTEFDSRGATESIADLNPEDIESMSVLTGAAAAALYGSEAANGAVMITTKKGQAGALKVTLSSNTEFLNPFVLPEFQNRYGTGLNGTRSGSGIYSWGEKLLPAARYGYTPNDYFETGHVYTNAVTVSGGTDKNQTYFSAASVNSDGIIPNNEYDRYNFTFRNTSYFLKDRLKLDASASYIYQKDQNMTNQGVYSNPLVPAYLFPRGENFDLYRRFERYNEGTKLMEQFWSADMEGGDLRMQNPYWINYRNLRNTDKKRYMLSFSASYDILPWLNVAGRVRIDNSNSLYTQKLYASSNTTITEGGKNGHYTEARAYDTQTYADLMVNINKTFGEDWSLNANIGASINNIKTDELSYRGPIQENGLPNIFNVFDLDDTKKRAEKVGWHDQTQSIFASVEVGWKQMLYLTVTGRNDWASQLANSPESSFFYPSVGLSWVPTATFNMPDAISYLKIRGSIASVGMPFPRHLTVPTYEYDATNKVWKDKTHYPIGDLKPERTITYEVGLDARLWQHINLSASWYRADTKNQTFDPSLPPSSSYTTIYLQTGHVRNTGVELSLGYDNQWRDFRWTTNFTYSWNKNEIRELAANAVNPVTGESLNLTKLDIKGLGKAKYILKEGGTLGDLYTTSNLRYNENGYVEVDNAGNLQVTDEGEDIYLGSVFPDANLAWRNDFSWKGINLGVLFTARLGGVCYSATQANLDLYGVSEASAAARDAGGVLINGREMVDAQKWYQAIGSQSGLPQYYLYSATNVRLQELSLGYTLPTKWFRDKMRMTVSFVGRNLWMIYCKAPFDPEAVASTGLNYQGIDYFMMPSMRSLGFNVKFQF; via the coding sequence ATGAATAAAAAGATTATTCAGCAAATCTGCCTGTCTTTTCTTTTAGTTCTTACGCTCGTCTGTATCCCTGTTACTGGGGTGCAGGCACAGACGCAGAAGGTTTCCATCAAGATGGAAAACGTGCGTATGAAGCAGGTAATGAATGAGATTGAAAGACAGACAAAATTTCTTTTCGGAATCAATGATGATGTAGATGTTAACAGGCTCGTTACGGTAAATGTGACGAACCAATCCTTGCAAGCAGCCCTCGACCAAATGGTCAAAGGGACGGACATCACCTATCAGATCAGTAGTTCCAACATCATTCTCTCAAAAAAACAGGCAAAGCTCCCTGTTGACATTTCCGGAACTATCCGCGATATCAATGGCTCCCCGATCGTCGGAGCGACCATTGTTATCCGGGGCACCTCAATCGGCATCAGCAGCGGTTCCGATGGCTCTTTCTCGCTTCAGATACCCCCCCCCGCTGCCTCCCGGCAATTGGAAGTCAGCTATTTGGGCTATGAGACTCTGGTGGTCGATGTGGGTAACCGTACTGCTTTCGACCTTACGCTTCAGGAGTCGTCCGCCGAGATCGAACAAGTCGTGGTCACTGCTCTTGGTATTAAGCGTTCGGAAAAGGCCGTAGCCTACAATGTTCAGCAGATCAAGGCCGAAGACATCACAACCGTCAAGGATGCCAACTTCATCAACTCGTTGACGGGTAAAGTGGCCGGTGTCACGATCAACGCCTCATCGTCAGGTGTCGGCGGTGCCTCGAAGGTCGTACTGCGCGGCAACAAGTCCATTTCGCAGTCTTCGAACGCCCTTTACGTTATCGACGGCATTCCGATGTACAACTTCGGTGGTGGTGGCGGTACGGAGTTCGATTCGCGCGGTGCTACGGAATCCATCGCAGACCTCAACCCCGAGGATATTGAGTCGATGTCGGTGCTGACGGGCGCCGCAGCTGCGGCTCTCTACGGTTCGGAAGCCGCGAACGGAGCCGTGATGATTACGACGAAGAAGGGGCAGGCTGGAGCGCTGAAGGTTACGCTTTCGAGCAATACGGAATTCCTGAATCCTTTCGTGCTGCCCGAGTTCCAGAATCGCTACGGCACGGGCCTGAACGGCACCCGCAGCGGCTCGGGGATTTACAGCTGGGGCGAGAAGCTGCTCCCGGCGGCCCGCTACGGTTATACGCCGAACGACTATTTCGAGACGGGGCATGTCTATACCAACGCCGTTACGGTTTCGGGCGGTACGGATAAGAACCAGACCTATTTTTCGGCAGCTTCGGTCAACTCGGACGGAATCATCCCCAACAACGAGTACGACCGTTACAATTTCACGTTCCGCAACACTTCGTACTTTCTGAAAGACCGGCTCAAGCTCGATGCGAGCGCCAGCTACATCTATCAGAAAGACCAGAACATGACCAATCAGGGAGTCTATTCGAACCCGCTGGTTCCGGCCTACCTGTTCCCGCGGGGTGAGAATTTCGACCTTTACCGTCGCTTCGAGCGTTACAACGAAGGGACGAAACTCATGGAGCAATTCTGGAGTGCGGATATGGAAGGCGGTGATTTGCGCATGCAGAATCCCTACTGGATCAACTACCGCAACCTGCGCAATACGGACAAGAAGCGTTATATGCTGTCGTTCTCGGCCAGCTACGACATTCTTCCGTGGCTTAATGTTGCCGGACGTGTCCGCATTGATAATTCGAATTCGCTCTACACGCAAAAACTCTATGCCTCGTCGAACACCACGATTACGGAAGGCGGCAAAAACGGCCACTATACCGAAGCCCGTGCTTACGACACGCAGACCTACGCCGATCTGATGGTAAACATTAACAAGACTTTCGGCGAGGATTGGTCTCTGAACGCGAATATCGGCGCCTCGATCAACAATATCAAGACCGATGAGTTGTCATACCGTGGGCCGATTCAGGAGAACGGACTTCCCAACATATTCAATGTTTTCGATCTGGATGACACGAAAAAACGTGCCGAAAAGGTCGGCTGGCACGACCAGACGCAGTCGATTTTCGCCTCGGTCGAAGTAGGTTGGAAACAGATGCTTTACCTCACGGTGACGGGGCGTAACGACTGGGCTTCGCAACTGGCCAATTCGCCCGAGTCGTCGTTCTTCTACCCGTCGGTGGGCCTTTCGTGGGTTCCGACGGCGACATTCAACATGCCGGATGCGATCAGCTATCTGAAGATCCGCGGTTCGATCGCCTCGGTAGGTATGCCGTTCCCGCGTCACCTGACGGTTCCGACCTACGAATACGACGCCACGAACAAGGTGTGGAAAGACAAGACGCACTATCCCATCGGCGACCTGAAACCCGAGCGCACCATCACCTACGAGGTGGGTCTGGATGCCCGTCTGTGGCAACACATCAATCTTTCGGCTTCGTGGTACCGGGCCGATACGAAAAATCAGACCTTCGACCCGTCGCTGCCGCCCTCGTCGTCCTATACGACCATCTACCTGCAAACCGGCCATGTCCGCAATACGGGTGTCGAACTCTCGCTCGGGTACGATAACCAATGGCGTGACTTTCGCTGGACGACGAACTTCACTTATTCGTGGAACAAGAACGAAATCCGCGAACTTGCGGCTAATGCCGTAAACCCCGTGACGGGCGAATCTCTGAATCTCACCAAGCTCGACATCAAGGGATTAGGCAAGGCGAAATATATTCTTAAAGAAGGCGGTACGTTGGGAGACCTTTATACGACGTCCAATCTGCGGTATAATGAAAACGGCTATGTCGAAGTGGACAATGCCGGTAACTTACAGGTTACCGATGAGGGTGAGGATATCTATTTAGGTTCGGTGTTCCCGGATGCCAATCTCGCATGGCGTAACGATTTCAGTTGGAAGGGCATCAATCTCGGCGTGCTGTTCACAGCCCGTCTGGGCGGTGTCTGCTACTCCGCGACGCAGGCCAATTTGGATCTGTACGGCGTTTCGGAGGCTTCGGCCGCTGCACGTGATGCCGGCGGCGTGCTGATTAACGGCCGTGAGATGGTTGATGCGCAGAAGTGGTACCAAGCCATCGGCTCGCAGTCCGGTCTGCCGCAATATTATCTCTATTCGGCGACGAACGTCCGTTTGCAAGAGCTTTCGCTGGGTTACACCCTGCCGACAAAATGGTTCCGCGACAAGATGCGCATGACCGTCTCGTTCGTAGGGCGTAACCTGTGGATGATCTACTGCAAGGCGCCGTTCGACCCCGAAGCCGTCGCCTCGACGGGACTGAACTATCAGGGCATCGACTATTTCATGATGCCTTCGATGCGCAGTCTCGGTTTCAATGTCAAATTCCAATTCTAA